From Serinus canaria isolate serCan28SL12 chromosome 24, serCan2020, whole genome shotgun sequence, one genomic window encodes:
- the NKAPD1 gene encoding uncharacterized protein NKAPD1: MSRVPVGKVLLRNVIRHTGAHNKLQEETEMWKIREWEKQTEETYWKRQSRMLSDTSSSRMRSDGFDDEGHRADWKSRNPQLLDLVEDDLLRARSWNKKLYECEANMPDRWGHSGYKELYPEEFDTDSDQQEGDEQNAVNGKKRSHLGKQTARESHKRKKTKKSHKKKQKKRSHKKRKKKKKEQERSSTDSSRGESEGSGEEAPSTRKGKHKRKKKPRKVPAKEPTSSSGQESDFCHASSSSTSSSEDTESEGKKEKRPPRKRKKRHSSVPERPSEVPEKRSKRKNWKVAGDEKSEDSSDED, encoded by the exons CTTCaggaagagacagaaatgtggaaaataagGGAGTGGGAGAAGCAGACAGAAGAGACTTactggaaaaggcagagcagaatgCTGTCAGACACCTCCAG CAGCCGCATGCGCAGCGATGGCTTCGACGACGAGGGGCACAGGGCAGACTGGAAATCCAGGAACCCACAGCTCCTTGACCTGGTGGAAGATGATCTCCTCAGGGCCAGATCCTGGAATAAAAAGCTGTATGAATGTGAAGCCAACATGCCAGACAG GTGGGGGCACAGTGGATACAAAGAGTTGTACCCTGAAGAATTTGACACAGACAG TGATCAGCAGGAAGGAGATGAGCAAAATGCTGTCAATGGGAAGAAGAGGTCCCACCTGGGGAAGCAAACAGCCCGTGAGTcccacaaaaggaaaaaaaccaagaaatcccacaagaagaagcaaaaaaagcGCTCACacaaaaagaggaagaaaaagaaaaaggagcaggagagaagtTCCACAGATTCCTCCCGGGGTGAGAGCGAGGGCTCAGGAGAGGAGGCTCCAAGCACCcggaaaggaaaacacaagcGCAAGAAAAAGCCCAGGAAAGTGCCTGCCAAGGAACCTACCTCTTCTTCTGGGCAGGAGAGTGACTTTTGCCATgcaagcagctccagcaccagcagctctgaggacaCTGAATCcgaggggaaaaaggagaaacGGCCcccaaggaagagaaagaagcgGCACAGCTCCGTGCCCGAGAGGCCGAGCGAGGTGCCGGAGAAGAGGAGCAAGAGGAAGAACTGGAAGGTGGCGGGGGATGAGAAATCTGAGGACAGCTCTGATGAGGACTGA
- the SDHD gene encoding succinate dehydrogenase [ubiquinone] cytochrome b small subunit, mitochondrial, with product MALALLRPRPRGAALALLGSALLRRPAALGAAAARCAPARDSHGPARQGHGGSKAASLHWTGERAVSVLLLGLLPAAYLCPGPVVDYSLAAALTLHGHWGLGQVITDYVHGDVPIKVANTGLYILSALTFAGLCHFNYHDVGICKAVAMLWSL from the exons ATGGCGCTGGCGCTGCtgcggccgcggccccgcggggccgccCTGG ctctgctgggctcgGCCCTGCtccgccgccccgccgcgctcggtgccgccgccgcccgctGCGCTCCGGCCCGCGACAGCCACGGCCCGGCCCGCCAGGGACACG GAGGTTCCAAGGCTGCATCTCTGCACTGGACAGGAGAGCGAGCTgtcagtgtgctgctgctggggctgctccccgcAGCCTACCTGTGCCCTGGACCAGTTGTGGACtattccctggctgcagccctcacCCTGCACGGCCACTG GGGTCTGGGCCAGGTCATCACTGATTATGTGCACGGAGATGTCCCCATCAAAGTGGCCAACACGGGGCTGTACATCCTGTCTGCCCTGACCTTTGCTGGCCTCTGCCACTTCAACTACCACGATGTGGGCATCTGCAAGGCTGTGGCCATGCTCTGGAGCCTCTGA